A single region of the Halobacterium wangiae genome encodes:
- a CDS encoding DUF7116 family protein: MGTVTTPPDEQARSIFADLGYSLAGDGAEFSATRDWKEIRVSAVTENVDTPDDSGYRCFVTWADEADALERQLRRVDPPYEWAVMGVEEDGDYEVARAPPVE; encoded by the coding sequence ATGGGGACTGTTACCACCCCTCCCGACGAGCAGGCCCGGTCGATCTTCGCCGACCTCGGGTACAGTCTCGCAGGTGACGGCGCAGAGTTCTCCGCGACTCGCGACTGGAAGGAGATACGAGTCTCCGCCGTCACAGAGAACGTCGACACGCCCGACGACAGCGGCTATCGCTGCTTCGTCACGTGGGCGGACGAGGCCGACGCACTGGAACGACAGTTACGCCGCGTAGATCCGCCCTACGAGTGGGCGGTGATGGGGGTCGAAGAGGACGGCGACTACGAGGTTGCGCGCGCACCGCCGGTCGAGTGA
- a CDS encoding mechanosensitive ion channel domain-containing protein, whose amino-acid sequence MQTDTPSSLSELVNRAIDGFVGNVVDALPELLTGVVFLALAAVLIRAVVAVLRWFLARIYRNQPIYVQLGATLASILLWFGALLAFLSAVGLPEIAAALGTASGFLALGVSYALSGMLADAVAGIYLLRDPDFNPGDTVVTGDVTGTVETIELRKTRFAVGEDIVVRANAEVEKKWTKKPD is encoded by the coding sequence ATGCAGACCGACACGCCGTCGTCGCTGTCCGAGCTGGTGAACAGGGCCATCGACGGGTTCGTCGGCAACGTCGTCGACGCCCTCCCCGAGCTACTCACCGGCGTCGTCTTCCTCGCGCTCGCGGCCGTCCTCATCAGAGCCGTCGTCGCCGTATTGCGGTGGTTCCTGGCTCGCATCTACCGCAACCAGCCAATCTACGTCCAGCTCGGCGCCACGCTCGCGTCCATCCTGCTGTGGTTCGGCGCGCTGCTCGCGTTCCTCTCGGCGGTCGGCCTCCCGGAGATCGCGGCCGCACTCGGCACCGCCTCCGGGTTCCTCGCGCTCGGCGTCTCCTACGCGCTCTCGGGGATGCTCGCCGACGCCGTCGCCGGCATCTACCTCCTCCGCGACCCCGACTTCAACCCCGGCGACACCGTCGTCACTGGTGACGTCACCGGGACCGTCGAGACCATCGAGTTGCGGAAGACGCGCTTCGCGGTCGGCGAGGACATCGTGGTGCGTGCCAACGCGGAGGTTGAGAAGAAGTGGACGAAGAAGCCGGACTGA
- a CDS encoding pyridoxal-phosphate-dependent aminotransferase family protein codes for MTDAPDIGELNPPQRTLMGPGPSPVHPRVLKAMSTPLVGHLDPSFVDIMDETQELLRYAFQTDNEWTIPVSGTGSAAMEAAIGNLVEPGDTVLAPTNGYFGDRMAAMARRAGGDVVRVGAPWGEPLDPDDVADACEEFDPDVFGFVHAETSTGVKQPDVPAITEAAHDHDALVIADTVTSIGGVELHVDDWNVDVAYAGPQKCLSCPPGASPLTLNDVAMDKVLDREEPARSWYLDLSLLEGYWGDERAYHHTAPVSNVYALREALRLVAEEGIEARWERHLEMAGALKAGVEAMGLGLNPEDDYWLPSLNAVRVPDGVDDGAVIDYVLDAYDLEIAAGLGDLSGDVFRIGCMGHGARPENVTLVVAALADAFDALGADVDADAGLAATRESLR; via the coding sequence ATGACAGACGCGCCAGACATCGGCGAGCTGAATCCGCCGCAGCGAACGCTGATGGGTCCGGGGCCGAGTCCGGTCCACCCGCGCGTGCTGAAGGCGATGAGCACGCCGCTCGTGGGCCACCTCGACCCGTCGTTCGTCGACATCATGGACGAGACCCAGGAACTGCTCCGGTACGCATTCCAGACCGACAACGAGTGGACGATCCCCGTCTCGGGGACGGGGTCGGCCGCGATGGAGGCGGCCATCGGCAACCTCGTCGAACCGGGGGACACGGTCCTCGCGCCGACGAACGGCTACTTCGGCGACCGGATGGCGGCGATGGCGCGTCGCGCGGGCGGCGACGTGGTCCGCGTCGGTGCGCCGTGGGGCGAACCGCTGGACCCGGACGACGTGGCCGACGCCTGCGAGGAGTTCGACCCGGACGTCTTCGGGTTCGTCCACGCGGAGACGTCGACGGGCGTGAAGCAACCGGACGTGCCCGCCATCACCGAGGCCGCCCACGACCACGACGCGCTGGTCATCGCTGACACCGTGACGAGCATCGGCGGCGTCGAATTGCACGTCGACGACTGGAACGTCGACGTGGCGTACGCCGGCCCCCAGAAGTGCCTCTCCTGTCCGCCGGGCGCCAGCCCGCTGACGCTGAACGACGTCGCGATGGACAAGGTCCTTGACCGCGAGGAACCCGCCCGGTCGTGGTACCTCGACCTCTCGCTGCTGGAGGGCTACTGGGGCGACGAGCGAGCCTACCACCACACGGCACCCGTCTCGAACGTGTACGCGCTCCGGGAAGCGCTCCGCCTCGTCGCCGAGGAGGGCATCGAGGCGCGCTGGGAGCGCCACCTGGAGATGGCGGGCGCGCTGAAGGCAGGCGTGGAGGCGATGGGTCTCGGTCTCAACCCCGAGGACGACTACTGGCTGCCGAGTCTGAACGCCGTCCGCGTCCCCGACGGCGTCGACGACGGCGCCGTCATCGACTACGTGCTCGACGCCTACGACCTGGAGATAGCGGCCGGCCTCGGCGACCTCTCGGGCGACGTGTTCCGCATCGGCTGCATGGGCCACGGTGCGCGCCCGGAGAACGTGACCCTCGTCGTCGCGGCGCTCGCCGACGCCTTCGACGCGCTCGGCGCGGACGTCGACGCGGACGCGGGGCTCGCGGCGACGCGCGAGTCGCTCCGCTAG
- a CDS encoding metal-dependent hydrolase, protein MFVGHATFAFGAVALLALQFGRSRERALALGVFAGLFAAVPDVDMAYAVVGLVGADPTSPTAAASSFWGASTVVHRAVTHSLVVAVPAAAAFALAPTHRRLAAVALLGLVAVVGTTAGVLGVFVVALFAVAGWLVAVGGHHWGVRGPALFGVALAGLASHPFGDLLTGEPPRLLYPLDVVVFDGRLTLSADPTLHLLGAFGVELVAIWVGVVAALALADHRLTDHVNGRAAVGAAYALAVLVVPPPTLDVSYHFVFSVVAVGLVAAVPVPRGRSIPRPTPFNALVTGLTAVTLAGTAYAVAYVGGLA, encoded by the coding sequence ATGTTCGTCGGACACGCAACGTTCGCGTTCGGCGCCGTCGCCCTCCTCGCCCTCCAGTTCGGGAGGTCCCGAGAGCGTGCGCTGGCGCTCGGCGTGTTCGCCGGCCTCTTCGCCGCCGTCCCCGACGTGGACATGGCGTACGCCGTCGTCGGCCTCGTCGGTGCGGACCCGACCAGTCCGACAGCCGCCGCCAGTTCGTTCTGGGGCGCCTCCACGGTCGTCCACCGCGCGGTCACGCACTCGCTGGTGGTCGCCGTCCCGGCCGCCGCAGCGTTCGCGCTCGCTCCCACCCACCGCCGTCTCGCTGCGGTCGCGCTGCTCGGTCTGGTCGCGGTGGTCGGCACCACTGCCGGCGTGCTCGGCGTCTTCGTCGTCGCGCTGTTCGCCGTCGCGGGCTGGCTGGTCGCCGTCGGCGGCCACCACTGGGGCGTCCGTGGACCCGCGCTCTTCGGCGTCGCGCTCGCCGGCCTCGCCAGCCACCCGTTCGGCGACCTCCTCACCGGAGAGCCGCCACGCCTGCTGTACCCCCTCGACGTCGTCGTCTTCGACGGGCGGCTCACGCTGTCCGCGGACCCGACGCTCCACCTGCTCGGGGCGTTCGGCGTCGAACTCGTCGCCATCTGGGTCGGCGTGGTCGCGGCGCTCGCGCTCGCGGACCACCGGCTCACCGACCACGTGAACGGTCGCGCGGCGGTCGGCGCTGCCTACGCCCTCGCGGTGCTCGTGGTGCCCCCGCCGACGCTCGACGTCTCCTACCACTTCGTCTTCAGCGTCGTCGCGGTCGGTCTCGTCGCCGCCGTCCCCGTCCCGCGGGGGCGGTCGATTCCGCGCCCGACGCCGTTCAACGCGCTCGTGACGGGGCTGACGGCGGTCACGCTCGCCGGCACCGCGTACGCCGTGGCGTACGTCGGCGGACTCGCCTGA
- a CDS encoding serine hydrolase translates to MSRVDELDPETRDAVESFVSEWLADEHVPGASVALVDCAEPRSAEDASGEGRSSSHRSSGQSPREGGDQPRAGDHVVYADGFGARDLESNAPATPDTVFGVASVTKSFVATSVLRLVDEGHLSVDDPVTDYVPYFRDLDDPPTVHELLSHTSGMPSDGASVALISRFVGGDAATAPLSSDADVRRNVRDSLAERSDGERFFYYNTGYTVLGELVEAIDGRPFPEYVDDEVLGPLGMDRSVVRADPGDVADGMTPYRLDDGDLEETAFPVKGVGAAGGLLSTASDLAAYLQFAMHGDERVLPDDLLDLAQEPHATRQERVDGAANQYGYGWMRQPLLGDELVEHSGDLAVSSAYVGFLEDAGVGVAVLANTSPEVHPSFVGRALLALVRGEDPDDAVPFYALRAKCRRVAGRYESFRSAMTADVEATGGTLQATFETALGEESVTAFPESLDPTDHRFYTVDAGGNRQPLTFEETDEGLDCYYQRWRLHESDE, encoded by the coding sequence GCTGGCCGACGAACACGTCCCCGGTGCGAGTGTGGCGCTCGTGGACTGCGCGGAGCCACGCTCCGCGGAAGACGCGAGTGGCGAGGGACGAAGTTCCTCGCACCGTTCGAGCGGGCAAAGCCCGCGAGAAGGCGGCGACCAGCCGCGAGCGGGCGACCACGTCGTGTACGCGGACGGCTTCGGCGCCCGCGACCTGGAGTCGAACGCGCCGGCGACGCCGGACACGGTGTTCGGCGTGGCGTCGGTGACGAAGTCGTTCGTCGCGACGAGCGTCCTCCGGTTGGTCGACGAGGGCCACCTCTCCGTGGACGACCCGGTGACGGACTACGTCCCGTACTTCCGGGACCTCGACGACCCGCCGACGGTCCACGAACTGCTCTCGCACACCTCCGGGATGCCCAGCGACGGCGCGAGCGTCGCGCTCATCTCGCGGTTCGTCGGCGGCGACGCGGCGACGGCGCCGCTGAGCTCCGACGCAGACGTCCGCCGGAACGTCCGCGACTCGCTCGCCGAACGCTCCGACGGCGAGCGCTTCTTCTACTACAACACCGGCTACACCGTCCTCGGCGAACTCGTTGAAGCGATCGACGGTCGGCCGTTCCCGGAGTACGTCGACGACGAGGTGCTCGGCCCGCTCGGGATGGACCGCTCGGTGGTGCGGGCGGACCCCGGCGACGTCGCGGACGGGATGACGCCGTACCGCCTCGACGACGGCGACCTAGAGGAGACGGCGTTCCCCGTGAAGGGGGTCGGAGCGGCGGGCGGCCTGTTGAGCACGGCCAGCGACCTCGCGGCGTACCTCCAGTTCGCGATGCACGGCGACGAGCGCGTGCTCCCGGACGACCTGCTGGACCTCGCCCAGGAGCCCCACGCGACGCGCCAGGAACGCGTCGACGGGGCGGCCAACCAGTACGGGTACGGGTGGATGCGACAGCCGCTGCTCGGCGACGAACTCGTCGAGCACTCGGGGGACCTCGCCGTATCGTCGGCGTACGTCGGCTTCCTGGAGGACGCCGGAGTCGGCGTCGCGGTGCTGGCGAACACGTCACCGGAGGTCCACCCGAGTTTCGTGGGCCGCGCGCTGCTGGCGCTCGTCCGCGGCGAGGACCCCGACGACGCGGTGCCGTTCTACGCACTCCGCGCGAAGTGCCGGCGGGTCGCGGGTCGCTACGAGTCCTTCCGGTCGGCGATGACGGCGGACGTCGAGGCCACCGGTGGGACGCTGCAGGCGACGTTCGAGACGGCGCTCGGCGAGGAGTCGGTGACTGCGTTCCCGGAGTCCCTCGACCCGACGGACCACCGGTTCTACACGGTGGACGCGGGCGGTAATCGCCAGCCGCTGACCTTCGAGGAGACCGACGAGGGACTGGACTGTTACTACCAGCGGTGGCGACTCCACGAATCGGACGAATAG
- a CDS encoding HesB/IscA family protein has product MSTTAGQGEEDVVVTATEPAAEQARELMDGEGMDAGEAGLRLYVQQGGCAGLSYGMRFENEPEPEDEIFESNGIRLFVDQSSLNYVGGSQLAYEGGLQGAGFHVQNPNVESECGCGESFRT; this is encoded by the coding sequence ATGAGCACCACCGCCGGACAGGGCGAGGAAGACGTCGTCGTCACGGCCACCGAGCCAGCCGCCGAACAGGCCCGGGAGCTGATGGACGGCGAGGGGATGGACGCGGGCGAGGCGGGCCTGCGACTCTACGTCCAGCAGGGCGGCTGTGCGGGGCTCTCCTACGGGATGCGCTTCGAGAACGAGCCCGAACCAGAGGACGAGATCTTCGAGAGCAACGGTATCCGGCTGTTCGTCGACCAGTCGAGCCTGAACTACGTCGGCGGCAGCCAGCTCGCCTACGAGGGCGGCCTGCAGGGAGCGGGGTTCCACGTCCAGAACCCGAACGTCGAGAGCGAGTGTGGCTGCGGCGAGTCGTTCCGCACCTAG
- a CDS encoding dodecin — MVYKKIELIGTSEESFDDAADDAIDRAEDTLQNVKWAEVIDQGVEIANAEDRQYQVEMKVAFELQD; from the coding sequence ATGGTCTACAAGAAGATCGAACTCATCGGGACCAGTGAGGAGAGCTTCGACGACGCCGCGGACGACGCCATTGACCGCGCGGAGGACACCCTCCAGAACGTGAAGTGGGCGGAGGTGATCGACCAGGGCGTCGAGATAGCCAACGCGGAGGACAGACAGTATCAGGTCGAGATGAAGGTCGCTTTCGAACTCCAGGACTAG